A stretch of DNA from Longimicrobium terrae:
GCGCCGGTGCGCATTGCGGCGGCGGCGGACAGCAACTTCTCGTACTGGCACTCGGCCACGTTCAGCAACGACGGCAGCAAGGTGCTGTTCAGCGACGAGTGGGGCGGCGGCGGACAGGCCAAGTGCCGCGCCACCGACCGTCCGGAGTGGGGCGCGGACGCGATCTTCACCATCAACAACCGCCGCGACCTGCGCTTCCAGAGCTACTACAAGCTCCCCGCGCCGCAGGGCGCCGGCGAAAACTGCGTGGCGCACAACGGCAACCTGATCCCCATTCCGGGGCGCGACGTGATGGTGCAGGCGTGGTACCAGGGCGGCCTGTCGGTGTTTGACTGGACGGACCCGGCCAAGCCCACTGAGATCGCGTACTTCGACCGCGGCCCCATGGCCGAGGACGGCTCCAGCTTCGGCGGATCGTGGTCGGCGTACTGGTACAACGGCGTGATCGTCAGCTCCGAGATCGGCCGCGGCCTGGACGTGCTGGAGCTCACGCCCGGCGCCATGCTGACGCAGAACGAGATCGATGCGGCCAAGACGGTGCGGATGGAGTACCTGAATCCGCAGGGCCAGCCGCAGTACACCTGGGCGCCCAGCTTCGTGGTGGCGCGCGCGTACGTGGACCAGCTGGAGCGCGGCAACGGCATGCCCGCGGCCCGCGTCACCTCGGTGCGCCAGGCGCTGGCGAACGCGGAGCGCGCGTCGGGCGCGGCCCGCCGCACCGCGCTGACCACGCTGGCCACCCAGCTGGACGGCCAGGCGACCGGCGCGCATGCCGCCAAGGTGCGCATGCTGGCCGGCACCGTGCGCGATCTGGCCCGCCGGTAAGATCGTTTTCGGCCGATGGCGGACCCGGCTCGTTCCGGGGCCGCCCTCCGGACCGGACCGCGGGATGAAACACAGCAGCCCTCCGATGGATTTCCATCGGAGGGCTGCTGTATTCCGGCGGGTCCGTGCCGCGGACGGACGGCGTTCAGCGCTCGGTCACGCCGCGGCGAAGTCGCGGATCACGTCGCGGACGGGCGCGGGCGCGGCCTCCCACCCGGGGTCCGGGCGGGCGCCGGCTTCCAGGAGCGCACGCGCGATGGCGGGATAGTCGTCCGCCGGGTGGCCGGAGTTCATCGCGCCATGCACGCACCAGCCCAGCGGGGTGGATCCGTGGGATGGATCGCGCGCGGCGATGAGGGCACGGCCGCGGGGATCGCGGAGCACCGCCCGCGTTGCGCCCAGGGAGCCCACCCACGCGGCGCAGTGCAGGGCGGTGCCGCCATCCTGCCCCGGCGTGGCGGGATCGAATCCCAGTTCCAGCATCAGTTCGACGATGGGGACGTCCGCGGCCCAGGCCGCGTCGGGAAGGGCGCGCCGCTCGTCCGGCGCCAGTTCCGCGACGAGCGTGGGGTGCTCCCGCAGAAGCTGCCGCGCCTCATCTGCCCGGGCGGCGGCACAGGCGGCCACGAAGCGCTGGCGCGGGCTGGCGAACGGGCGCATGGCCGCCAGCGCCTCCTCCTGCCCGAACTGCGCGGCCGTCTGGAGCGGGGAGCGGCCGGCGCCGATCGTCCACTGGTAGATGTGGGCGCTGGAGGGCGGGATCGCGCCATACTCCCCGCGGCCGGTGCGCAGGTCCAGGAGCGAGGGATCGTTCTCCAGCATCGTCCGGAGCGCATCCGCCATCCCCAGCGCGGCCGCCAGAAAGACATCCGCCGAGGCCCCGCGCGACACCAGGTGCCGGGCCAGGTCGTAGCGGGCGGCGCCCCGCGTTCGGTCGAGCATCCACTGCGCGGGGGTGGCGCGGTGGTCCACGTCGCGCGCGTCGATGTCGGCGCCGCGCGAGAGGAGCAGGTCGGCGACCTCCGTCGACCGGGCAAAGTGCAGCGGCGTCTGCCCGTCGCCGCCGCGCTCGTGCACGCGCGCGGGATCGGTGTCCAGCATGCGGGCGAGCAGGTCGGGGCGGTCCAGGTTGGCGGCCGCGCACGCATCGGGCGTGGCGCCGGCCCGCAGCAGCCGGTCGGCGACTTCGCCCGTGGCGACGTGCAGGGGATGGAATCCACCCGCCCACCACTCGCTGCGCCGGTCGGGATCCGCGCCCGCGTCCAGCAGCGCATCCACCACGGCAACGTCGCCCGTGCCCGCGAAGTGGACGAGCGCGGGCGCGTTGAACGGAAAGACGGGCGCGTTGATGCGGCCGCGCGCGGCGGGGTTCCGCAGCAGCGCGGTGCGGATGGCGCCGGCGTCGCGCGAGGCAAAGGCGCGGTGCACCGCAGCCAGCATGGCGGGTGTGACCTCGCCATCCGCCTGCTCGACGTGGGAATTTAGCGCGGCCCAGTTCGCGAAGCCGTGCTCGCGCGCCAGCACGAACTGCGCGTCGGCCAGGGTCAGGCGCGGCTTGTCGGGAAGGTGGCGGCGAAAGCGCGCGAGCGCGGCCGGGCTTCCGGCGCGAAGGTCGCGCAGGAGCTCCTTGGCCTGCTTGCGCTGCTGTTCGGGGGAAGGGTGGGGCGGGAGGGAACGTCCGGGATCGGGCATGCAACAGCCTCCTTCGGTAGCGGCCGTCGTCCGCGCACCCGGCCCGAAGAAGGGGTCACGTGCTCCGTGCACTGCCTGTCGGATGGGCGCAGCCCTTCCCGCGGACCGGAGGCGTTCCGCAACGCCGGGAAGGATGATACGGCGGCGTGCGCCCGGCGCCAAGTCCCCGTCCCGGACTCCGGAACCCGGGGACGGGTGATGCCGGTGCACGACCCGCGATCGCCGCTGCTCTCCCGCGGGATGGAGTGGCTGTTCGCCGCGCGCGCTACACGGTCGCGGTAGTCTCGGTGGGGGAACTGGCGGAGACGGCGGATTCAAAGGCCTGGCGCACCTCGGCCGCGCCCTGCCCGGCGATGCGCAGGAACTGCTCGGCGAGGTCGATGGCTTCGTGCTTGGACGCCACGTTCACCAGCGCGAAGCCGGCGATGAGCTCCTTGGCCTCGGCGAACGGCCCGTCGACCACGCTGGCTTTGCCGCCCTTCAGGTGCAGGCGCGCGCCGTGGGAGCTGGGGTACAGCCCCTCGTAGCCCACCAGCACGCCGTCGCGGCCCAACTGGTCCAGAAAGCGGCCCATCTCATCCAGGTCCATGCACGGAGGCACATCCACCTCCGAGTCCTGGTCGTTCTTAAACAGAATCGTAAAACGCATCGGAGATGATTGCCGGGTGGACGGATCGTGGAGTCATCGAGCGCACATACTACTCAAAAGTTGTGTGTGCGACGAGGCTCTGCGAACGTGAGTATGTTCTGGGGGCTGAACGGTCCGTCAAGAGGCTGGAAGATGTGCCGAAGTACCAGATGCATCAATGGTTTGCACACGCACTCCATTCTGCATAGCTTGAGGTACGATGTACCCGCCGCAGCGTATCTCTTTCCAAAGCCTCTTCTTCAACCAAATGACTGATATACTGGCAACGCTGGAAAGCCGGGAAATTCTAATCCGGGTGCGGATTGACTATGTTCGTGATTCTCCTGACCCCGCGCGCGTGTTTCGCGCGATGTCCCGGACCATCGAAGCAATCCGCCATCTTGAAGACGATCTCGCGAAATCAGTAGCGGTAAGCATCCAGCCTGTCGTACTTCTTCAGGATATCGAGGCCGGATCACTGGTCACGTGGATCAAAACGACTCTTGACGTCTTGGGTGATGATACCGGCCTGTCAACAGGATGGGAACTCCCGACGGCGAGGTACCTCAGGCGGGCGGTCATTGCGGTTTTGAGCTTCATTGAGGATCGGGAGACCATCTCGACTGAAGAAGAAGCTGTCACGCTTCAACGCAACCTTGTGGAGATCGCGAACGACAGCGGAGCTACTCTGCTGCAGTCTGGGCCAGTACCCATGCCCAACCTCTACAAAGATCTCAGAGAATTCGGGGCAGCTGCGGCTGAACTCGGCCCGGGCGATACCGCCTCGGTTTCATCGGCAGGAGAGTCGGTGTCGCTGAATCCGCGGTTTCGCCTTTCATCCGATGAGTCACAACGGCTCCTTACGCGCGCGGTCAGCACCAACAAGGCGGTTTTGAGTCTCGTCGTAAAGAAGCCCGACTATCTAGGTGCATCCATGTGGGAGGTGCGTTATGATGACCGAGTAGTTGATGCAAAGATTTTGGATGGTGACTGGTTGAATCAATTTCAGTCTGGATCGGTTCCGCTTGCCCCTGGTGATGGGCTTCGGGCTGAAACCGTGATTGAGATTCACAAAGGGGAAAACGGGACGACGGTCGCGGAGCACTACTACGTCACGAAAGTACTTCGCGTGCTTCCGGGTCTGTCCGATCTTCAGGGGGCACTTCCACTTGCTGGATAACTTTTAAAAGGTGTGCCCTATGACTACTTCGTCATTGGAGAAGCTGACGGCCGCTAGACGTGATGCTCTGATCAGCAAGAGCCTGATAAGCCTCAGCACAGAGTACCTCTTTGTACTGATGCCATTCATAGTCATTCTAGGATTTCATCTTCGGAAAGGAACTGGACTCGGACCCGTTCTAAGCGTTGCTGACTGGTCATTTGCCAGTGCGGTCTTATTTGGCCAGACCGTAACAAAATTAATCGCGGGATTCTCCGCTACGCGGAGGCGCAACTCGCCGGAAAAAGCAACACTCATTACCGCGCTCGTACTCGTAATGGGACTGGTCCCATCACTCCTGATCCTGTACCAAGTTCTTGACTCGACGAAACCAGGGTTTGCCTTGATCATTACCCAATTGTTCTATTTTGCGCTGGCCTCGCTGACCTTTTTCGTCCTCGGTTCTTCTGGGCAAGTGATCCTCGCCCAAGCAGATGAGTCCGCTGCTCGCGATGGCGCTCGGGAGAGCAGTCAGCGCTGATTCCAATTCTCGGAGATGGCGGGGAGACTGGTTTCGATCCAGTCGGCGAGGGCGCGGACTTTTTCGGCGGCTTCGCGGCCCAGCGGGGTGAGGCTGTACTCCACGTGCGGCGGCACCACCTCGTACGCCACGCGCTTCACCAGCCCGTCGCCCTCCAGCCACTGCAGGGTCTGCGCGAGCATCCGTTCGCTCACGCCGCTGATGCGCCGGCGCAGTTCGCTGAAGCGGTGCGTGCCGCCCTGCAGCGCCAGCAGCACCAGCACGCCCCACCGGCTGGTGACGTGCTTGAGCACCTCGCGCGACGGGCACTCGGCCATCAGGTCGCCGCGCTGCAGGCGCTCGGACAGCGGCACGGGGCCGCCCACGGATTCGGATTCAGTGTTTTTCATACTTACATTAATGTACGTACTTACGAATCGTTAGTGAAGGGTGGTACCTTCTCCCCGTCGAAGTTCTGCTCACGAAAAACACGGGGAGTCTGAATATGAGCATCGGAATCACGGGCGCCACGGGCCATCTGGGCCGCCTCGTCATCAACAGGCTGAAGGAGCAGGGAAGCGCGGGCGAAATCATCGCGCTGGCGCGGTCGCCGGAAAAGGCGGCCGACCTTGGGGTCACGGTCCGCGCGGCGGATTACGACCAGCCCGGCACGCTTCGGCCGGCGCTCGAAGGCGTCGATACGCTGCTGCTCATCTCCGGGAGCGAACTGGGCAAGCGCGCGGAGCAGCACGCCAACGTCATCCAGGCGGCCCGGGTGGCGGGAGTGAAGCGCATCGTCTACACGTCGCTGCTGCATGCAGATACGTCCACGCTGAGCCTGGCCGCCGAGCACCTGGCCACGGAAGCCGCGGTCAAGGCGTCGGGCATTCCGTACACCATTCTGCGCAACGGATGGTATACGGAGAACTACGCCGCCTCCATCGGCGGGGCGGTGGCGACGGGCGCGGTCGTCGGCAGCGCGGGCGAGGGGCGCATCTCGTCCGCGGCGCGCGCGGATTACGCGGACGCCGCCGTCGCGGCGGTGACGGGATCCGGGCATGAGGGAAAGACGTACGAGCTTGCCGGCGACGCGGCGTGGACCCTCAGCGATCTGGCCGCCGAGATCTCGCGGCAGACGGGCAAGACCATCTCGTACAACAACCTGCCGGAAGCCGAGTACGCCGCCGCGCTTGCGGGCCACGGGCTCTCTCAGCCGGTGGCGCAGGCGATCGCCGGGTTTGATGTCGCGGCCTCGCAGGGAGCGCTGTTCGATGACTCGCGCCAGCTCTCCACGCTCATCGGCCGGCCCACGACTCCGCTCGCCACGAGCGTCGCGGACGCGCTCAAGCAGGCTGCGTAACATCGTTCGATCAACGATGGACATCGACGGAGGGCGCGGCGCCGTGTGGCGCCGCGCCCTCCGTTCGTCCTGCACGCCCACCGCAATCCATCCACCGGCCCTCAACACCTGAGCGGGGGATGATCAGCATCCGCTCAATCATGACCGCACGCGTGGATGATCAGCATCCACGCGATCCGAACCGTTCCCGCCAATCGAGGTGGATGATCCACGTGATCGATACGCCGCGCGAAGAACACTGGGTGGCGGGGAACGAGTGTCATCCGCCTCCCCTTGCGCGGACGCTGCACTTCCGGCTTGATTCTCGCAATGAGAACGTTCACTGCCGGACCCGTGCACCTGGGAGGACAACCGTGAGCGCCACAACCCCCGTCAGCATCCCCGAGCCCGTTCCCGACTGGGCCGTCCGCTACAACGCGGGCGATTATCCGCCGCATGGCGTTACCGGCGACGCGGTTGCGCTCGCGCTGGCGTGGAACGGCGGCGAGTGCTCGCTGCAGGCGCTGCTCGTGGTGCGCGGCAAGGACCCGTTCGCGGGGCTGGACGCGTGGCCCGGCGGCTTCATGGAGTGGATGGACGACGAGGATTCGCTGCAGACGGCCATCCGCGAACTGCGCGAGGAAACCGGCGTCGCCGCTCCGGAGTTCGTGGAGGCGCTGGCCAGCTACAGCCGCAACGGCCGCGATCCGCGCCAGTTCGCCGGCTACCGCGACGAAAAGACGGGCCAGTGGATCGCCCGCGGCGCGCGCGTGACGACGAACGCGTACCTGATGCTCGTCCGGCGCGCGGAGGGCGACGCGCCGGCCCACGCGGATGACGCCAGCGACGCGCGCTGGGTGGACGTGTACTCGCACCTGCCGTGGGAGGACGTGCGCGAGGGCCGCACCGCCGCGCTGCACGCCTCCGAGGCGCTGGACGCGTGGGCCGCGAAGGGTTCTTCCGGCCGCGCGGGCCAGGTGGCCGACGCGTTCGGCCGCGACGAATGGAACGAGGAGCGCACCGCCGAGCGCTTCGCCCTGCTGATGGAATCCGGCCTGGTCCCCGAGTCGCGCCGCGACCTGTGGGGCCGCAGCGAGCCGCGCGAGGGAGATGCGCGCCTGGGGCGGGAAATGGCGTTCGACCACCGCCACATCCTGGCCGACGCGCTGGGGCGGCTGCGCGGCAAGATCAAGTACCTGCCCGCCGCGCTGATGGCGCTCACCGGCCCCGAACTGACGCTGGACGAGCTTCAGGCGGCGTGCGAGGCCATCGCCGGGCGGCCGCTGCACCGCGCCAACTTCCGCCGCGCCGTCGCGCAGCAGGGCACCGGCGAAACGCGCGCGCCGCGGCTCGTGGGCAAGACCGGCCGCACGCGCCAGCGCGAGGGACGCGGGCCGGGCGTGGCGCCGGAGATCTACCAGTTCCTTCCGGAATCCACCCGCGCGCGGCTGGAAAACTCCATCCGCTTTCCGTGGCTGCCGCTCGCGGAAGGCCGGTGATCCGTCGGCGCCAGTCGCCCGTGCCGGGTTGACGCAGCGGCCGAAGTATATTATTCTCGTTACGAGAACGTCAGTGCCGGGCAGGAGCTTGCCGGCGCTTCCTCACACTGACCGGGATCCGATGTCCTTTACCACAACGCCCTCCGCCGCCGCGGACCGCTCGCAGTCGCTGCAGGACGGCCTGCGCCAGTTCGGCGCCGAGGTCTTTCAGTTTGATCCGCGCATCGCGGGCGGATGGCTTTCGGACCGCTACTTCGTGCGCACGGCCAACACGCTGCGCCACGCGGGGCGCGATCCCGTCATCACCATGCAGGTGTTCGCCAAGCGCAAGGGCGTGCTGGCCGGCGTGTACGAGGCGCTGCGGCTGCTGCAGACGCAGCTGGCGCCGGGGTACGACTTCAACGAACTGGAGATCGACACGCTGCTGGAAGGCGACGAGATCAACCAGGGCGGGGAAGACGACTGGGAGCCGGTGATGCACGTCACCGGGCGGTACGGCGGATTCGCGCACCTGGAAACGCCGCTGCTGGGCGTACTTGCGAGGCGCTCGCTGGTGGCCAGCAATACGCGGCGGGTGGTGAGCGCGGCCGGCGGAAAGCCCATCATCTTCATGGCCCCGCGGCACGACGACTGGCGCGTGCAGACGCCGGACGGCTACGCGGCCGTGGTGGGTGGGGCGGAGAGCGTGTCGAGCGACGCGGCGGGGGCGTGGTGGGGCGCGCAGGGCGTGGGCACCATGCCGCACGCCATGATCGCGGCGTTCGGCGGAGACACGGTTGCCGCCACGCTCGCGTTCGCCCGCTACCTGCGCGACGAGGAGCCGCAGGTGCAGGTGATGTCGCTGGTGGATTACCAGAACGACGCCATCGGAACCTCGCTGGCCGTGGCGCGCGCCGTTCGCGAGGAGTTCGGCGACAACGTGCTGACGGGCGTGCGGGTGGATACCAGCGAGCGGCTGATCGATTCGTCGCTGATCGGCGACCCCGAGGTGTGGGGCCGCGCCAAGCTGACCGGCGTGAACGCCTACCTCGTGCACAAGCTGCGCGCGGCGCTGGACGCGGAGGGCTTCGGCTACGTGGGCATTGTGGTGAGCGGCGGGTTTACGCCGGACAAGATCAACTCGTTTGAAAAGGAAGGCGTACCGGTTTCCGCCTACGGCGTCGGCAGCAGCCTGCTGGGCCACAGCCGCGGCGAGTCCGGCCTGCTGACCGAGTTCGACTTTACCGCGGACCTGGTGAAGGTGGATGGAAAGGCGGAGGGCAAGGTGGGGCGCACGTATCGCGAGAACCCGCGGATGGTGCGGGTGCGCTGGTAGTTGCCCGACCGCCGGGTCGAGGGTCGCATCCAGCGGCGGATGATCGGGTGCGATGGGCGGCGTTCGCGGGCGGCCCCCACCCGGGCCGGCACCACCGGCCCACCCTCCCCCAAAAAAGACTGGGGGAGGGTTGGGGCGGGGGGAGAACTCGGTGTTACCGGGCGAAGTTGAGCGCGGCGGCGAGTGTCTGGAGCGAATGAATCCGCCGCTCAAACAGCGGGAACCCTCGACACGGCGCTATTCGCGCCCCGTTCGAGGCTTCAACCGCGCCGGATTTGGGGAGCGGTGCCGAGCGTCGCCTCCGCGCTGAGGTCTCCCCCTCCCCCGCTTGCGGGGCGAGGGGGCCGGGGGGAGGGGGGAGCCTGCGGCCGCGCCAATGCCGGCCAGAACGGCTCGAGTCGCAGTTCTCTCCGGCCACAGGGGGCGGGGGAGGGGCCAAAAGACGCGGCGCGTGTGACTCCGGACTGGTGCGTCCGGACTGATCAACCGAATTGACCGGGGAGATCCCATGACGGCGAATACAGGGCGCATCGGGTGGATCGTGGATGCGCAGAACGACTTCATGCTGCCGGCCGATCGCGGCGGGCGGCTGTACGTGCACGACCTGTTCGATGACGGGCGCGACCCTGGCGCGCAGCAGATCGTGCCCGCGCTCGTCCACACGGTCGAGTGGATGCGCGCCAACTGCGACGTCCTCGTCTACACCGGCGACTGGCACGCCTATGGTGACGCGGAGATCGATCCGCAGAGCCCCGACGCCACCAGGGGCACCTATCCGCCGCACTGCATGGGCCTCTCCGACGACGCGGATGAGCGGGAGGGGGCGCAGATCATCCCCGAAATCCGTCCCGAGAACCCCGTCGTCCTTGCGAGAGACGCCACCGCGGACGATGCGGAATCCGTCGTGCGCACGGCGGTGAGCGAGAAGCGGCCGATCTTCATCCACAAAAAGGTGTTCAGCGTCTTTGAGGGCAATGCCGCCACGGATCCGCTGCTGCATGCCCTGCGGGATCATTTCGGCGCGCTGGACGTGGTGATGATCGGCGTGGCGCGCGACGTGTGCGTAAAGGGCGCGCTCGAGGGGTTTCTGGAGCGCGGGCAACCGGTGACGCTCGTCACCGACGCCACGTGGGGCCTGGGCCTGGAGCCCGAAGCCGAAGCGCTGGCCCGGTGGATGAACGACGGCGCCGCCCTGATCACCACGCGCGGCCTGGACCTCCGCGCCGCGCAGACGCCGCAGAAGGGCTGAGCGCGAGGCGGCGGAGTCCAGGCCGGCCCCCACCCGGGCCGGCACCACCGGCCCACCCTCCCCCAAAAAAGACTGGGGAAGGGTTGGGTGGCGGATGGTTTGAGGCGCAGAGCGGAGTGCCGGCGCGGGCGGAGATCGTCGAGCGAATGAATCCGCCGCTCGAACAGCGGGAACCCCCGACACGACGCCCACAGGCGCCGTTCGGGGCTTCAACTGCGGCCGGACCAGGACAACACCGCAGGCGCAGTCTGCGGAGGCGAACATCGTGTGTTTCGAGGCGCGGTTTCAACCGCCGGGCCAGAGCCGGCGGCCCGCGCCGCACTCCGTCCGCGCGCTGAGGTCTCCCTTCCCCCAGGGTTTTTGGGGGAAGGGCCGGGGATGGTGTCCTCTCTCCGCCGAGCGGCACCCTCCGTAATCCACCGCGCCGTCCGCCCGTCCGCCCGTTCGCATCAACCATCAACCCAGCATCCGCACATGACGCTCGCGCTCCGTGACCGCATCGAAGTCGTTCAGGCTGATATCACCAAGCTGGACGTGGATGCCATCGTCAACGCGGCCAACACCTCGCTGCTGGGCGGCGGCGGCGTGGACGGCGCCATTCACCGCGCGGCCGGCCCGGAGCTGGTCGCCGAGTGCCGCATGCTGCACGGGTGCCGCGTGGGGCAGGCCAAGATCACCCGCGGATACCGCCTTCCCGCGCGGTGGGTGATCCATACCGTGGGGCCGGTATGGCAGGGCGGTGATCATGGCGAAGATTCACTGCTGGAAAGCTGCTATCGCGAATCGCTCATCATTGCACGCGGCAAGGAGTTGCATACCATCGCCATTCCCGCCATCAGCACCGGCGTGTACCGCTTTCCCATCCCCCGCGCGGCCCGCATCGCCGCCGCTTCCGTGGCGGACTTCCTCTCCTCCGGCACCCTTCCCGAGCGCGTCATGCTGGTGTGCTTTGGTCATGAGGCGTACACGGAATACTTGACGGCGGTGCAAGAACGCGTTTAAATGATGCCGTATCGGCAACATTGCGATCCACACCCCGCCCAGGAACACGCCGCACGGCGTCTTTTCACCCCGCCCCCGTGCCGGCGGTCCGTCCCCAGGAGAGACCGATGGAAGACCTCCGACAGGTCAAAGAACTGCTCGACGAGATCAACTCCGCCATTTCCAGCTACGACCCGGTTCTCAAGGAGCGCGCCCGCGACCTGCTGCTGGAGCGCGCCTTTGGCCGGGGCGGAGGCATGCTGCGCCCCCGCGCCGCCGCGCCGCAGGGCGAAGCCGAGTCCCAGGGCGAAGAGCCCGCCCGCCGCCGCCCCGGACGCCCCAAGGGAAGCGGCCTGGGCGTGCGCCGCGGCCCCCGCGCCGGCATGAGCATGGGCGCGCTGCTGGAGCAGTGGCAGCCGGAAACCATGGCGGAGCGCGCGCTTCTGGGCGCCTTTGCACTTTCGCGCGGCAAGCCCGACAAGACGGTCACCAGCCAGTCCATCAACGCCGAACTCAAGCGCGCGGGAATCCCCGTTCCCAACATCACCCGCGCCATTGAAAGCAACCTGCGCGGCCGCCCCGCGCTGATGGTGCAGAAAAAGAAGATGGGCACCACTCGCCAGGCCCGGAAGCAGTACGCCATCACCCCCGAGGGCGTGGCCTTCGTGGAGGGGCGCACCCAGGCGGCGTCCGCCGGCGGCGGCGAAGCCGAAGACTGACCCGCCCGGACTACTTTCCACCATCGGCGCCGTCCCTCAGATTGGGGCGGCGCCGATGCGCGTTCTGGCCCGTTCGGGCCCGGACGCCCGCGGCCCCGGCGCGGAGGTTGCTTCGGGCCGCATCAGCCTTGCCGAACCTTTCGCGGGGAACCCGTTTCCCGTCCCGGACACACCGTCGTGACTCGAGCCATCGACACCGCTACCCGCCGGCTGCTCACCGCCTTCGTTCTGCTGATCGCGGTCCTGCTGGGCGTGGGCACCCTGGCGCACTACACGTTCAGCCGCATGTCGGAAGCGAGCGCGTGGAGCGTCCACACCTACAAGGTGCTGCTGGAGGTGGACGGAATGCAGTCCGCCATCTCCGGCATGGAATCCGGCTTCCGCGGATACGCCCTGTCCGGCAATCCGGCGCTGGTGGGGCAGTGGCGCACCGGCCGCGACACCTTCGGCCAGCACCTGCAGGGCGCTCGCGCCCTGGTGCGCGACAACTCCGCCCAGGACCACCGCCTGGACCGGGCCGACAGCCTGTTCCGTGCGTGGATGGGAATGCAGATCGCGTCCGGGATTCTGGACCGCCCGCCGGGGGTCATCTATCCCGCGGGAGGAGATTCCGTGGCCACGGCGCGCCGCCTGGAAACGGTGGCCGGAGTGCGCGCCACCCTGCAGGACGTAGCCGGGCACGAGTCGCTGCTGCTGCGCACGCGGACGGAGCGCGCGGCCGTCCTGCAGCGGCGGGCGCGCCGCCTTCTGGCGCTGGGATCGCTGCTGGGGGTAGGGCTGGCCGTGGTCGCCACCGCCACCCTGCTGGGCCGCAGCCGCCGCCTGGTGGAGATGAACGAGACGCTGCAGGCCGAGGTGGCGGAGCGGGCCATTGCCCGCGACGCGCTGGCCCGCATCAGCCGGCAGAACGAGCTGATCCTGGAGGCGGCCGCGGAGGGGATCTACGGGATCGATCCGCACGGCTACTCCATGTTCATGAACCCCGCCGCCTGCCGCATGCTGGGGATGGCGACGCATGACGCCATCGGCCGCCCCTTCGAGGCGGTGCTGGGGCTGGGCGGGGGGAGCGCCGGGGGCGGGGTGAATCCCATCCGCGCCACGCTGAGCGCGGGCGTGGCCCGGACGGTGACGGCGTCGCAGTTCCGTCGCACGGACGGCTCGTCGTTCCCCGTGGAGTACGAGTGCACGCCCATGAAGGAGGGCGAGATGCTGACGGGCGCCGTCATCACCTTTCGCGACGTGACGGAGCGCCGCGAGGTGGAGCGGATGAAGGACGAGTTCGTTTCCATCGTCAGCCACGAACTGCGCACCCCGCTCACCTCCATCCGCGGGTCGCTGGGGCTGCTGGCGGCGGGCAAGCTGGGAGAGGTGCCGGAAAAGGGGCGGCGCATGCTGGACATCGCCGTGCAGAACACCGACCGGCTGGTGCGCCTCATCAACGACATCCTGGACATCGAGCGCATCGAGTCCGGGCGCGTGACCATGGAGGTGCGCTCCACGGACGCGGCGGAGCTGGCCCACCAGGCGGTGGAGGTCATGGCCGCCATGGCCGAGCGCGCCGGCATCCGCCTGTTCGCCTGGGCCGAGCGGCTGCCGCTGGCCGCGGACCCCGA
This window harbors:
- a CDS encoding ankyrin repeat domain-containing protein encodes the protein MPDPGRSLPPHPSPEQQRKQAKELLRDLRAGSPAALARFRRHLPDKPRLTLADAQFVLAREHGFANWAALNSHVEQADGEVTPAMLAAVHRAFASRDAGAIRTALLRNPAARGRINAPVFPFNAPALVHFAGTGDVAVVDALLDAGADPDRRSEWWAGGFHPLHVATGEVADRLLRAGATPDACAAANLDRPDLLARMLDTDPARVHERGGDGQTPLHFARSTEVADLLLSRGADIDARDVDHRATPAQWMLDRTRGAARYDLARHLVSRGASADVFLAAALGMADALRTMLENDPSLLDLRTGRGEYGAIPPSSAHIYQWTIGAGRSPLQTAAQFGQEEALAAMRPFASPRQRFVAACAAARADEARQLLREHPTLVAELAPDERRALPDAAWAADVPIVELMLELGFDPATPGQDGGTALHCAAWVGSLGATRAVLRDPRGRALIAARDPSHGSTPLGWCVHGAMNSGHPADDYPAIARALLEAGARPDPGWEAAPAPVRDVIRDFAAA
- a CDS encoding YciI family protein; this encodes MRFTILFKNDQDSEVDVPPCMDLDEMGRFLDQLGRDGVLVGYEGLYPSSHGARLHLKGGKASVVDGPFAEAKELIAGFALVNVASKHEAIDLAEQFLRIAGQGAAEVRQAFESAVSASSPTETTATV
- a CDS encoding winged helix-turn-helix transcriptional regulator translates to MKNTESESVGGPVPLSERLQRGDLMAECPSREVLKHVTSRWGVLVLLALQGGTHRFSELRRRISGVSERMLAQTLQWLEGDGLVKRVAYEVVPPHVEYSLTPLGREAAEKVRALADWIETSLPAISENWNQR
- a CDS encoding SDR family oxidoreductase translates to MSIGITGATGHLGRLVINRLKEQGSAGEIIALARSPEKAADLGVTVRAADYDQPGTLRPALEGVDTLLLISGSELGKRAEQHANVIQAARVAGVKRIVYTSLLHADTSTLSLAAEHLATEAAVKASGIPYTILRNGWYTENYAASIGGAVATGAVVGSAGEGRISSAARADYADAAVAAVTGSGHEGKTYELAGDAAWTLSDLAAEISRQTGKTISYNNLPEAEYAAALAGHGLSQPVAQAIAGFDVAASQGALFDDSRQLSTLIGRPTTPLATSVADALKQAA
- a CDS encoding NUDIX domain-containing protein, with translation MSATTPVSIPEPVPDWAVRYNAGDYPPHGVTGDAVALALAWNGGECSLQALLVVRGKDPFAGLDAWPGGFMEWMDDEDSLQTAIRELREETGVAAPEFVEALASYSRNGRDPRQFAGYRDEKTGQWIARGARVTTNAYLMLVRRAEGDAPAHADDASDARWVDVYSHLPWEDVREGRTAALHASEALDAWAAKGSSGRAGQVADAFGRDEWNEERTAERFALLMESGLVPESRRDLWGRSEPREGDARLGREMAFDHRHILADALGRLRGKIKYLPAALMALTGPELTLDELQAACEAIAGRPLHRANFRRAVAQQGTGETRAPRLVGKTGRTRQREGRGPGVAPEIYQFLPESTRARLENSIRFPWLPLAEGR
- a CDS encoding cysteine hydrolase family protein, with the translated sequence MTANTGRIGWIVDAQNDFMLPADRGGRLYVHDLFDDGRDPGAQQIVPALVHTVEWMRANCDVLVYTGDWHAYGDAEIDPQSPDATRGTYPPHCMGLSDDADEREGAQIIPEIRPENPVVLARDATADDAESVVRTAVSEKRPIFIHKKVFSVFEGNAATDPLLHALRDHFGALDVVMIGVARDVCVKGALEGFLERGQPVTLVTDATWGLGLEPEAEALARWMNDGAALITTRGLDLRAAQTPQKG
- a CDS encoding O-acetyl-ADP-ribose deacetylase encodes the protein MTLALRDRIEVVQADITKLDVDAIVNAANTSLLGGGGVDGAIHRAAGPELVAECRMLHGCRVGQAKITRGYRLPARWVIHTVGPVWQGGDHGEDSLLESCYRESLIIARGKELHTIAIPAISTGVYRFPIPRAARIAAASVADFLSSGTLPERVMLVCFGHEAYTEYLTAVQERV